GCCAAGGGCCTGCTGGACGCCCTGCCCGAGCGGGAGTTCACCCCGATCCCCGGGATGCCGCCGGAGCTCGGGGCGCTCCCCGAGGGCTGCGCCTTCGCCGACCGCTGTGCGTTCGCCGATGCCCGCTGCACCGGCGAACGCCCGGCCTTCACGGCGGGCCTGGCCTGCCACCACGGGGCGGCCGTCCGGGCACACTCCCCGACGAAGGAGTCCGCCGATGCTTGAGCTGACCCGCATCACCGCCGGCTACGACCGCCGCGACCCCGTCGTCCGGGACGTGTCCCTGCACGTCGGTGCGGGCCAGGCGGTCGGGCTGCTGGGTCCCAGCGGCTGCGGCAAGTCCACCCTGGCCAAGGTCGCCGCCCTCCTGCACCGCCCGGACGCCGGAACCATGACCCTCGACGGCACGGTGATACGCGGCTGGCGGCACCGCGCCCCGCGGGAGCAGCGCACCGCCGTCGGCGTGGTCTTCCAGCAGCCCCGGCTCTCCGCCGACCCCCGCCTCAGCCTGCGCGAACTGATCGCCCAGCCGTTGCGGTCCACCGGCCGCCGCCGGGACGTTTCCGAGCGGGTGGCGGAACTGGCCCCGCTGGTCGGCCTCTCCGAGGAGCTGCTGGAGCGTCGGCCCCACGCGGTGAGCGACGGCCAGCTCCAGCGGGCCTGCCTCGCCCGGGCCCTGGTGCTGCGGCCCCGGCTGCTGATCTGCGACGAGATGACCGCGATGCTCGACGCGTCCACCACCGCCGCCCTGGTCGCCGTCGTCGAGCGCTACCGCGCCGAGTCCGGGGCGGCCCTGCTGGCCGTCGGCCACGACCGGGTGCTGCTGGAGCGCTGGTGCGACCGTACGGTCCGCTGGGACGAGCGCGACACCGAGCCGGCGACGGCCGGGTGAGCGTCCCCGGGCGGCGCCCCGGTCGGCCTACGCCTCGCCGAAGGCGATCAGGCGCCTTCGGCGGAGGGGACGAAGAGGCGGGACGCGGACGTGGCGATGCCGGGAACGACGAAGCCGCGCGCGTCGTCCTCGGCGAGAATGACCGACTGGGGATGCGGTTCCGGGCAACGGCGGCAAACCCAGGTCGCCTTGCCGGTCTGCCGAGTCGGGGTCCACAGCTTCCTGCAACGGCGGGGCGGCGGTGGCGCCCGCGACGAGGCTGGCCGCCCGGCCGTAGGCACGGCAACCGGGCGTATGCGTGCGGCCCCGTCAGAGCTGGTGGCGCACTCCGGCCTCCTGTTGGGCCTCGGTGAGCTGCTCGCGCAGGTCGCCCTCGATGGACTCGCGGGCCTTGCCGCGGCGGAAGAGGGGGAGCACGGTGCGCTGTTTCCCGTCTTCGACCAGCAGGGCGAGCCCCCCGTAGAGCGCGAAGACGCCGATGCCCAGGCCGGCCCAGCCCGCTGCCGTCTGGAAGGTGGTGCCCAGACCCGCCTCGTACAGGCCCGTGAGGGCGAAGCGCACGGCGGTGAGCGTGAGGAGGACGGCGAACAGGGGCTTGGACTGCGCGGCCGCACCGGCGAGGGCGAGGACGAAGGGGACGAGCGCCAGGAGGAAGACGGCCTGGGCCACCACCGGCTTGCCGGGCGGGGAGTCCAGGGACGTCACACTCGTGCCCGCCCAGGCGGCGCCGAGCAGCAGCAGCGCCGTGCCGGCCCCGGCGTCGCGGGCCAGGAAGGCGAAGACTCCGCCGATCAGTTGGAGCGGGACGACGAAGATGAGGACGAGAAGGAGAAGGATGCTGCTCTGCGCAGCCGGCACCCAGCCGAGTTGGAGGGAGGACAGAACCGTGCTGCCCAGGCCCAGGGCGAAGAAGCCCAGCGGCAGCGGGCTGGCGATCGGGCGCAGCACGATCCGGGTCACGGCGTCGGTCGTCAGCGGCTCCGAAGAGCCGTTCGGACGGGATTCCTGAGTCACCGCGCAAGCGTACGAGTTCCGGACGGGCAGGTGGCCACCGGGCGGGGGCACGGCCGATCCGAAGCGTGCGCGCGGACCGGGGCCCTCGGTCCGCGCGGGACTGTCCGCTCCCCGAACCGCTAGGAGAGCGAGTCGACGACCACGGAGGCCGCTTCGGCGATCAGCCGGTCGTCCGGCTCGGCGTCCTTCGTACCGCGGTGCGACAGGATGGCGATCACGATGGGCGCGGCGTCCGGGGGCCACACCACGGCGATGTCGTTGCGGGCCCCGTAGTAGCTGCCGGTCCCGGTCTTGTCGCCGACGACCCAGTTCTTCGGCACACCCGCCCTGATCACCGCGTCCCCGGTGGTGTTGGTCCGCAGCCACGTCGTCAGCTGCGCCCGCTCGGGTGCGCGCAGGGCCTTGCCCAGGACGAACGCGCGCAGATCCTCGGCCAGCGCCCGGGGCGTGGAGGTGTCCCTCTTCTCGCCGGGGACCCAGCGGCTCAGCTCCGGCTCCTCCCGGTCCATCCGCGTGACGTCGTCGCCCAGCTTCTCCAGCGAGGCGTCCAGGCCCTTGGGCCCGCCGACGTGGTCGAAGAGGAGATTGGCGGCGGTGTTGTCGCTGTAGCGCACGGAGGCGTCGCACAGCTCCTTGAGCGTCATGCCGCCGTCCACGTGCTTCTCGGTCACCGGGGAGTTGGCGACCAGGTCCTCACGGGTGTAGGTCACCCGCTTGTCGAGGCCGTCCAGGGAGTAGGTGCTGAGCACGACCGCGGCCTGGAGCGCCTTGAAGGTGGAGTTGTAGGCGAAGCGCCCCCGGTCGTTGTGGATCACCTCGTGTCCGGTGCCGGTATCGATCGCGTAGACGCCAAGCCGCGCGTCGAACTTCCGCTCCAGCTCCTTGAAGTCGCCGGTGTACGGCTGCGCGGCGGCAGCGGAGGCCGTCGTGCTCGCGGCGGGCTTGGCGGAGGAGGGCGGCGCGGTGGAGTCGCTCTGCCCGCAGGCCGCCAGCGGTACGAGGGACAGCGTGGCGACCAGCCCGGCGACGGCGGTCCTGACGCGGGGGTGATGCATGGGCGAAACCTCCTGGCGCTCCGGACCGGAGCGCATCGGGGACGGGGCCGCACGGACCCGTCCCGGTACGTGATCATGCCTGCCGAAGCCACCTTCGTCGCCTCCGGTCATGCGGTCCAATACGCTCATGCGCGTTTCCATGCCGAAACCGCATAGGCTCGGGGTGTGGATCTGGTCGGAGCGTGTCGGGCGTTCGTCAGCGTCAGCGAGTACGGCGGCTTCACCGACGGGGCGGCAGCCGCGGGGATGTCCCAGTCG
This sequence is a window from Streptomyces parvus. Protein-coding genes within it:
- a CDS encoding ABC transporter ATP-binding protein, whose protein sequence is MLELTRITAGYDRRDPVVRDVSLHVGAGQAVGLLGPSGCGKSTLAKVAALLHRPDAGTMTLDGTVIRGWRHRAPREQRTAVGVVFQQPRLSADPRLSLRELIAQPLRSTGRRRDVSERVAELAPLVGLSEELLERRPHAVSDGQLQRACLARALVLRPRLLICDEMTAMLDASTTAALVAVVERYRAESGAALLAVGHDRVLLERWCDRTVRWDERDTEPATAG
- a CDS encoding GPR1/FUN34/YaaH family transporter gives rise to the protein MTRIVLRPIASPLPLGFFALGLGSTVLSSLQLGWVPAAQSSILLLLVLIFVVPLQLIGGVFAFLARDAGAGTALLLLGAAWAGTSVTSLDSPPGKPVVAQAVFLLALVPFVLALAGAAAQSKPLFAVLLTLTAVRFALTGLYEAGLGTTFQTAAGWAGLGIGVFALYGGLALLVEDGKQRTVLPLFRRGKARESIEGDLREQLTEAQQEAGVRHQL
- the bla gene encoding class A beta-lactamase produces the protein MHHPRVRTAVAGLVATLSLVPLAACGQSDSTAPPSSAKPAASTTASAAAAQPYTGDFKELERKFDARLGVYAIDTGTGHEVIHNDRGRFAYNSTFKALQAAVVLSTYSLDGLDKRVTYTREDLVANSPVTEKHVDGGMTLKELCDASVRYSDNTAANLLFDHVGGPKGLDASLEKLGDDVTRMDREEPELSRWVPGEKRDTSTPRALAEDLRAFVLGKALRAPERAQLTTWLRTNTTGDAVIRAGVPKNWVVGDKTGTGSYYGARNDIAVVWPPDAAPIVIAILSHRGTKDAEPDDRLIAEAASVVVDSLS